Within the Saccharopolyspora gloriosae genome, the region GCCGGCCGCCATGGCGCTGAGCTTGGTGAACTCGTCGCCGTTGAGGCTCGCACCGCCGACCAGCGCGCCGTCCACGTCGGTCTGGCCGATCAGCTCACCGATGTTGCTGGACTTCACCGAGCCGCCGTAGAGCACTCGGACCTCGTCGGCGATCTCCTTGCCGTACTTCTCGTTCAACGCCGCCCGCAGCGCCGCGCACACTTCCTGCGCGTCGGCTGCGGTGGCGACCTTGCCGGTACCGATGGCCCACACCGGCTCGTAGGCCACCACGACCTGGCGGATCTGCTCGGCTTTGAGGCCCTTGAGCGCGTTGATGAGCTGCGAGGTGCAGTGCTCGACGTGCCCGCCGGATTCGCGGACGTCGAGCTGCTCGCCCACGCACAGGATCGGCGACATGCCGTTCTTCAGCGTGGCGCGCACCTTGCGGTTCACGACCTCGTCGGTCTCGGCGTGGTACTCGCGGCGCTCGGAGTGCCCGACGACGACGTAGGTGCAGCCCAGCTTCGCCAGCATCGGCCCGGACACGTCACCGGTGTAGGCACCGGAGTCGTGCTCGGAGACGTCCTGCGCGCCGTGCTTGAGCAGCAGCTTGTCGCCGTCGATGAGGGTCTGCACGCTGCGGATGTCGGTGAACGGCGGGATCACCGCCACCTCGACCTTCGCGAAGTACTTCTCCGGCAACGCGAAGGCGACCTTCTGCACCAGGGCGATCGCCTCGAGGTGGTTCAGGTTCATCTTCCAGTTGCCCGCGATCAGCGGAGTTCTGGCCATCAGTCGTTCCCCTCCAACACCGCGACGCCCGGCAGGTTCTTGCCTTCCAGGAACTCCAGCGAGGCGCCGCCACCGGTGGAGATGTGCGAGAAGCCGTCCTCGGGCAGGCCCAGGCTGCGCACCGCGGCCGCCGAGTCACCGCCGCCGACGACGCTGAACGCGTCGGAATCGACGATGGACTGCGCCACGCCGCGGGTGCCCGCCGCGAACGCCTCGAATTCGAACACGCCCGCCGGGCCGTTCCAGAACACGGTCTTGGCGGCGCGCAGGGTCTCGGCGAACAGTTCCACGCTGCGCGGCCCGATGTCCAGGCCCATCCAGCCTTCGGGGATCGCGTCGGCGTCGACCACCTGGGTCTGCGCGTCGGCGGCGAAGGCGTCGGCGGCCACCACGTCCACCGGCAGCACCAGCTTGTCGCCGTGGTTGGCCAGCAGCTCGCGGGTCGCGTCGAGCTGGTCGTTCTGCAGCAGCGAGGAGCCGACCTGGTGGCCTTGGGCGGCCAGGAAGGTGTAGGCCATGCCGCCGCCGATGAGCAGCTTGTCCACCTTCGGCAGCAGCGCCTCGATCACGCCGAACTTGTCGGAGACCTTGGAGCCGCCGAGCACCACCACGTACGGGCGCTTCGGGTCGCCGGTGAGCGTGCGCAGCACGTCCACTTCGGACAGCACCAGACCGCCCGCGTAGCCGGGCAGCAGCTTCGCCACGTCGTAGACGGAGGCCTGCTTGCGGTGCACCACGCCGAATCCGTCGGACACGAACGCCGCGCCGTCGCCGACCAGGTCGGCCAGTTCGCGGGCGAACGCGCCGCGCTCGGCCTCGTCCTTGCTGGTCTCGCGGGCGTCGAAGCGCACGTTCTCCAACAGCGCCACGGAACCGTCGGCCAGCCCGTCCACCACTGAGCGGGCCGAGTCTCCGGTCACGTCACCGGCCACCGCGACCTCGGTGCCCAGCAGCTCTCCAAGCCTGCGAGCCACCGGCGCCAGCGAGAACTGCGGGTCCGGCTCACCCTTCGGGCGACCGAGGTGAGCGGTCACGACGACGCGCGCACCCGCCCCGGCCAGCTTCTCGATCGTCGGCAGCGACGCCCGCACCCGGCCGTCGTCGGTGATCTTGTCGCCGTCCAGCGGAACGTTGAGGTCGGCGCGCACCAGCACGCGCCGCCCCCGGACTCCTTCGGACAGCAGATCGTCGAGGTTGTTCACGTCTGCTCCTCATATGAAAAAGAAGGCCCGCACGAGCACGGCTCATGCGGGACCTTCAGCAAACTTCCGACCGTCCGAACTCATGAGCCCGCCGTCCGGACATCCGGCCCCTGCCGACAATCGTCCTGTCAGCGGCGAAGCCGATGAGCAGTGACCACGTACGCAGCCGGACCACCGGCGGGTTCTCAGGTGTCCTCTCGCGAGGACAGCTTTTTCCCTCGTGGCGGAGCCACTCGGGAAAAAGATCCCGCAGCGAGAGGACACCTGAGGTTCCGCTACCCGAGCTCAGAGCAGAACGAGCCCGTCAGGAAAGCTTCGACCCGACCAAGGCAGAGAGGTCGGCGAGGCGGTTGGAGTAGCCCCACTCGTTGTCGTACCAGCCGACGATCTTGACCTGGTCGCCGATCACCTTGGTCAGCGGCGCGTCGAACACGGTCGAGGCCGGGTCGGTGACGATGTCGCTGGAGACGATCGGGTCCTCGCTGTAGCGCAGCACGCCCTTGAGCTTGCCCTCGCTCGCGGCGGCGCGGAAGGCGGCGTTGACCTCCTCGGCGGAGGTCTCCTTGCCCACGGTGGCGGTGAGGTCGGTGACCGAACCGGTCGGCACCGGCACGCGCATGGCGTAGCCGTCGAGCTTGCCGTTGAGCTCCGGCAGCACCAGGCCGATGGCCTTGGCCGCACCGGTGCTGGTGGGCACCACGTTGATGGCGGCACCGCGGGCGCGACGCAGGTCCTTGTGCGGGCCGTCCTGCAGGTTCTGGTCCGCGGTGTAGGCGTGCACCGTGGTCATCAGACCGCGCTGGATGCCGAAGGTGTCGTCGAGCACCTTGACCATGGGGGCCAGGCAGTTCGTGGTGCAGGAGGCGTTCGAGATGATCGTCTGCGAGCCGTCGTACTTGTCGTCGTTGACGCCGAGCACCACGGTCAGGTCCTCGCCCTTGGCGGGCGCGGAGATGACGACCTTCTTGGCGCCACCTTCGTCGACGTGCTTGCGGGCGTCGGCGGCGTTGGTGAAGAAGCCGGTGGACTCGACGACCACGTCGACGCCCAGGTCGCCCCAGGGCAGGTTGCCCGGGTCACGCTCGGCCAGGATCTTGATCGGCTTGCCGCCCACCTCGATGCCCTCGCCGGTGACCTTCACGTCCTGCTCGAGGCGCCCGAGGACGCTGTCGTACTTGAGCAGGTGGGCCATGGTCGCGACATCGCCCAGGTCGTTGGCGGCCACGATTTCGATGTCGTGGTCACTGGCGGTCGCCGCACGCCAGAAGTTCCGCCCGATGCGACCGAAGCCGTTGATGCCTACGCGAACGGTCACGCCTATCTCCTCGGTTACTGACCCTGCCGCCTCGACGCGACGGGTGAGCGGTTGATGGACTCATTCGCACCCTATCGGTCCTCGCCAACTGCACAGACGGCCGGGCGCACCGCTTTCAGGCGAATCTTGATCGAGGACGCCGCGAACTCGGACGAGATCACCCGCTCGAACCGCACGTTCTGCCTTTCGGGTGCCACGACGTGCGACATCCGCCGGTTGACCAGCCGTGAGAGCGCTCTCAAGAATGTTCGGGTCGACCGTGATCGGCATCTCTGCACCGGTCCCGGCGCGGAGATCGCGGGAGCGGTCCGGCGCAGTCCGGCACCCGGCCGGATTCGACTGGAGGAAGGACCCCGAATGGCGCTGCCCGGAAGGCACACCAACGAAGGCGCGAGGGCGTCGAGGCGGCGAGGCCGCGTGGCCGCCGCCGCGCTCGCCGCGGGCATCGGCCTGACCGGCCTGGTCAACGCCCCCGCCGGAGCGGACGTCCCGCCGCCGGACGAGGGCTGGACGCTCAGCTTCGGCGACGACTTCACCGGCGAGGCCGGTGCTCCTCCCGGCCAGGACTGGAAGATCGACACCGGCCACGGCTACCCCGGCGGCCCCGACAACTGGGGCACCGGAGAGATCCAGAACTACACCGCCGATCCCGCCAACCTGGGCCAGGACGGCAACGGAAACCTGGTGATCACTCCGCAGAAGGACGACGCGGGCAACTGGACGTCCTCGCGCATCGAGACCCAGCGCGGCGACTTCAAGGCCGAAGAGGGCGGGGTGATGCGCATCGAGGGCCGCATCCAGATGCCGGACGTGGCCGCGGACAAGGCGCTCGGCTACTGGCCCGCGTTCTGGGCTCTCGGGTCGCCGTACCGCGAAGATCTGTGGAGCTGGCCCGGCATCGGCGAGTACGACATCATGGAGAACGTCAACGCCGAGAACCGCGTGTACGGCGTGCTGCACTGCGACGTCTCCCCCGGCGGTTCGTGCCTGGAGACCGACGGCCTGGTCAACAGCCGCGAATGCCCGGACAGCACCTGTCAGGAAGCGTTCCACACCTACCGGTTCGAATGGGACCGCAGCGGTGAGGTCGAGGAACTCCGCTGGTACGTGGACGGCCAGCAGTACCACTCGGTGCAGGAAACCGACGTGAATCCGACGGCGTGGACGAACATGACTTCGCACGAGGGCTACTTCGTGCTGCTCAACGTCGCGATCGGCGGCCAGTTCCCGGACAAGAACTCCGGCATCACCACGCCGACCGAGGCCACCGAGGGCGGCCACCCGATGCTCGTCGACTACATCGCGGTCTACAACAAGTGACCTGAGCACCTCGGAATCAGGCGGCGGACAACAGAAAGCGGACGGACCGCTCGCCCTGCTACGGGCGAGCGGTCCGTTCGTTCCACCGCGGAATCCGGGACGAGATCAGACCTCGGCTTCGAGGAGTTCCGAGGTGACCGCGGATTCGGTGTCGGGGAGGTTGAGTTCCCTGGCTCGCTTGTCGGCCATCGCCAGCAGACGCCTTATGCGGCCCGCGACCGCGTCCTTGGTCATCGGCGGGTCCGCGAGCTGTCCCAGCTCCTCCAGCGAGGCCTGCCGGTGCGCGAGCCGGAGCCGACCGGCCACCAGCAGGTGATCGGGAGCGGTCGGCCCGAGCAGGTCCAGCGCGCGCTGCACGCGGGCCGCGGCCGCCACCGCCGCGCGGGCGGAGCGGCGCAGGTTCGCGTCGTCGAAGTTCGCGAGCCGGTTCGCGGTGGCCCGCACCTCGCGGCGCATCCGCCGCTCCTCCCAGGACAGCACGCTGGAATGCGCGCCGAGCTTGGTCAGCAGCGCGCCGATGGCGTCGCCGTCGCGGACCACGACGCGGTCGGCGCCGCGGACCTCGCGGGACTTCGCCTGCACGCCGAGCCTGCGAGCGGCCCCGACCAGGGCGAGCGCCGCCTCCGGGCCGGGGCAGGTCACTTCCAGGGCCGAGGAACGGCCGGGCTCGGTGAGCGACCCGTGGGCGAGGAACGCCCCGCGCCACGCCGACTCCGAATCGCACGATCCGCCGGAGACGACGTGCGCGGGCAGTCCGCGCACCGGGCGCCCCCGCGGATCGAGCAGGCCGGTCTGGCGCGCCAAGCTCTCGCCGTCCTTGACCACCCGCACCACGTACCGGGTGCCTTTGCGCAGCCCACCGGAGGTGATCATGTGGACGTCGGAGTGGTGCCCGAACAGTTCGTGGACTTCCTTGCGGAGCCTGCGCGCCGAGGAGCCGCTGTCGAGTTCGGCCTCCACCACGACGCGGCCGGCGACGATGTGCAGCCCGCCCGCGAACCGCAGCAGTGAGGAGACCTCGGATCTGCGGCAGCAGGTCTTGGTCACCGGCAACCGGCTCAGTTCGTCTTTGACCGCCGCGGTCATCGCCACCGGTCAGTCCTCCTCTCCAACGCGGCCGTCAGACTCGCCGCGAGCGCCTCGGGATCGTGCCTGCCCGGCGAGGCGGGCGAGGCGACTGTGTCGAGCAGAGTTTGCGCACCCAGCCCGGTCGCCGCAGCACGAAGCCGATCAGGTGTCGGCACTGATCCGGCGTCCGCGAGAACAGCGTCCACGATCAGCCGGGGTGCGTGCTGCGAGAGTACGTCGAGATGTTGTTCCGGGGAGAACCCCGCGGTTTCGCCCGGTTGTGGGATCAGGTTGAGCACCACCACACGGCTCGCGGTGGTCGTCACGAGCGCCTCGTGCAGTTCCGGGACCAGCAGGTGCGGCAGCACGCTGGTGAACCAGGAACCCGGCCCGAGCAGCACCACGTCGGCGTCGAGCACGGCTTGCACCGCCTGGGGGCAGCCGCGCGGAGTGCCCGGCTCACCGTTGGTCGCGGCGAGGCGGACCTGCTTGACGCGGCCGGGGGTGCTCGCGATGGCCACTTGGCCGCGGATGGTGCGCACCGCATCCGGATTCGCGTCGAGGCCGACGACCTCCGCTTCCATGTCGAGCGGTTCGGTGGACATCGGCAGCACCCGGCCACGGGCACCGACGAGTCGGCACGCCTCGTCGAGCACTTCGACGGGGTCGCCGACCACGTCGAGCAGTCCGGCGAGCAGCAGGTTGCCGACGGCGTGCCCGGCGAGTGCCCCGTTGCCGCCGAAGCGGTGCTGGAACACCTGCGCCCAACGCCGGCCGTTGTCGTCCGGCGCGGCCAGTGCGGCCAGCGCTTTGCGCAGGTCACCGGGCGGCAGCATGCCGAGTTCCCGGCGCAGCCGCCCGGAAGAACCGCCGTCGTCGGCGACGGTGACCACCGCGGTGACGTCGGACGTGAGCCGGGTGAGCGCGGCGAGCGTGGCCTGCAGACCGTGTCCGCCGCCGAGCGCGACCGCGCGCAGCGGGCGCTCGGCGGGCGGGTCGTGCGGTGGTGCGGCCGCGCTCACTCGCGCCCCAGGTCCCGGTGGACGGTCTTGACCATCATCCCTTCGTCGTCGGCGAGCCTGCGGGCCATCTCCTCGACGAGCGCGACGCTGCGGTGCTTGCCGCCAGTGCAGCCGAGCGCCAGCGTCAGGTACCGCTTGCCCTCCCGGTGGTAGCCGGCACCGACGAGCCGCAGCAGTCCCTGGTAGCTCTCCAAGAACTCCTCGGCGCCTTCCTGCCCGAGCACGTAGTTGCAGACCTCCTCGTCGAGGCCGTTGAACTCGCGCAGCTCCGGGATCCAGAACGGGTTCGGCAGGAAGCGGCAGTCCATCACCAGGTCGGCGTCCATCGGCAGGCCGTACTTGTAGCCGAAGGACAGCACGGTGACCCGGGTGCGGGTCTCGGCTTCGGTGCCGAACGCGTCCTCGATCTTGGTGCGCAACTGGTGCACGGACAGCCCGGTTGTGTCCACCACGAGGTCCGCTTCCGAACGCAGCCGCGAGAGCAGGGCGCGCTCGTTGGCGATGCCGTCGGCCAGCCGCCCCTCGCCCTGCAACGGATGGCCGCGGCGCACCTGCTCGAAACGGCGGATCAGCACCTCGTCGGTGGCCTCCAGGAACAACACCTTCGGCTTGTAGCCGCGGGCGTCCAGATCCTTGATCACCGATCCGAGATCTTCCGTGAACGCGCGGCTGCGCACGTCCATCACGACCGCGACGCGGGTGATCGCGCCGCTGGAGCGCGCCCCCAGTTCCACCATCGTCGCGATCAGTTCCGGGGGCAGGTTGTCCACGACGAACCAGCCCAGGTCCTCCAGGCATTTGGCGGCGGTGCTGCGCCCGGCGCCGGAAAGGCCGCTGACGACGGCGACCTCGATGCCCGATTTCTCCTCGCTCACTGATTCTCCCCTTCAGTGCTGGTGTCTCCCCTGCCTGCCCCGGCCTCAGTGGCCAGGGCCGCGCACACGGTCTCGGCGGTCCGCCGGCCGAAGCCGGGTACCGCCATGATGTCCTCGATTTCGGCTTGCTTCAGCTTCCGCACCGAACCGAAGTGCTTCAGCAGAGCGGTTTTCCGGGCCTCCCCAAGTCCGGGTACCGAATCGAGCACGGACCGGCTGAGCCGCTTGGAGCGCTTCTGCCGGTGGTAGTTGATGGCGAACCGGTGCGCCTCGTCGCGCACTCGTTGCAGCAGGTACAGCGCCTCACTGGTGCGCGCCAGGATCACCGGGTCGGGTTCGGCGGGCAGCCACACCTCTTCGAGGCGCTTGGCCAGGCCGATCACGGCGACGTCGGTGATGCCGAGTTCGGTGAGCGCGTCCGCCGCCGCGTTCGCCTGCGGTGCGCCGCCGTCGATGACCAGGAGGTTCGGCGGGTAGGCGAACTTGCGCGGCTTGCCCGTTTCCGGGTCGATGCCGGGTGCGGTGCCGCCGTCGGCGGGTTCACCGGCCGCTGCGGGTTCGGCCTGATCCGCTCCGGTGCCGTGCGAGGCGGCCACGTTGGGAGCGTCCACTTCGGACTCGGTCGCGTCCGGGCCGGTTTCCTTGAGGTAGCGGGCGAATCGGCGCCGCACCACTTCGTCGATGGAACCGACGTCGCCGCCTTCGGCGCCTTCGCGCACCGAGAACCGCCGGTACTCGGACTTGCGCGCCACGCCGTCCTCGAACACGACCAGCGAAGCCACCACGTCGCTGCCCTGCACGTGGCTCACGTCCACGCATTCGATCCGCAGCGGCGCGGTGTCCAGCGCCAACGCCTCCTGCAGTTCCTGCAGCGCAGCGGAGCGCGCGGTGAGGTCGCCCGCGCGGCGCAGCTTGTACTGGGTGAAGGCCTCTTTCGCGTTGCGCTCCACCGTTTCCATCAGGGTCCGCTTGTCGCCGCGCTGCGGCACCCGCAGGTCGACCCGGCTCCCGCGCAGCTCGCCCAGCCACTGCCCCAGCGCAGGGGCGTCCTCCGGCAGTTCGGGGACCAGCACTTCGCGCGGCACCGGGGTGCCGCCCGCGTCGGCCTGATCGGCGAGCGCGGCCTGCTCGCCGTAGAACTGGCTGAGGAACCGCCCGGTGAGCTCGCCGAGTCCGGTCTCCGCTTCCAGGTCGATGACCCAGCCGCGCTGCCCGCGCACCCGGCCGCCGCGGATGTGGAAGACCTGCACGGCGGCGGCGAGTTCGTCCTGCGCGAAGGCGATCACGTCGGCGTCGGTGCCGTCGCCGAGCACCACGGCCTGCTTCTCCATGGCGCGGCGCAGCGCTTCCAGGTCGTCGCGCAGCCGGGCGGCGCGTTCGAATTCGAGTTCCGCGGAGGCCTGCTTCATCTCGCGGTCCAGCTTGCGCATCAGCGTGTCGGTGCGGCCGCTGAGGAAGTCGCAGAAGTCGTCCACGATCGCCCGGTGCTCGTCGGCGTCGACGCGGCCCACGCACGGCGCGGCGCACTTGCCGATGTAGCCGAGCAGGCAGGGACGCCCGATCTGGCCGTGGCGCTTGAAAACACCGCTGGAACAGGTGCGGGCGGGGAACACGCGCAGCAGCATGTCGAGCGTTTCGCGGATCGCCCACGCGTGCGCGTACGGGCCGAAGTAGCGGACCCCCTTGCGACGCGGGCCGCGGTAGACGTGCAGTCGCGGGTACTCCTCGTGCAAGGTCACGGCGAGCACCGGGTAGGACTTGTCGTCCCGGTAGCGCACGTTGAACCGGGGGTCGTACTCCTTGATCCAGGAGTACTCCAGTTGCAGCGCCTCCACCTCGGTACCGACCACGGTCCACCGCACACCGGTGGCGGTGGTGACCATCCGGCGGGTCCTCGGGTGCAGCCCGGAGAGGTCGGCGAAGTAGTTCGCGAGTCGGCTGCGCAGGCTCTTCGCCTTGCCGACGTAGATGATCCGTCCCTCGGCATCGTGGAAGCGGTACACGCCGGGCGCGTCCGGAATGGTTCCGGGTGCGGGGCGGTACGTCGACGGGTCGGCCACGGCTCCACCCTACGTGCGCGACCGACACTCCCCGTCACGGCATCGCGGCCTGCGCGGGGACCTTCGCCCCTTGGTCATCGGCACCTGGTGCGTTGTCCTATGTGTCCGGCTCCGGGGCCGTGCGCAGCGTGACGCGAGCCTGTTCGGGTGCGCCCGGCGGGTGGCGGCCGCCGTTGCCGGGCTGCGGCGGAAGGTGCACGGACGGTCACCCTCGGCCCGTGCTCGCGGACGTGATCGGAGGAGATGATCCGGATGGCTCAGGCCCGGCACGGAGGTGCGCACGCCGTGCGCCGGGAGGACGGGCTCGCGCTGTTCGCCGGGATCATGTTGGTGATCATCGGCGTGTTCCACCTGGCGGTGGCGGTGGCGACGCTGTTCCAGGAGTCGTTCGCGGTGGTGCTCAACAGCTACGTGTTCAGCTACGACGTGACCGTGTGGGGCTGGGTGCACCTGGCGCTGGGCGCGGTGGCGGCGGTGGCCGGTGCGGCGCTGCTGACCGGCCTGCCCGGCATCCCCGTCCCCGCCGTGATCGTCGTGGGGCTCAGCGCG harbors:
- the tpiA gene encoding triose-phosphate isomerase; its protein translation is MARTPLIAGNWKMNLNHLEAIALVQKVAFALPEKYFAKVEVAVIPPFTDIRSVQTLIDGDKLLLKHGAQDVSEHDSGAYTGDVSGPMLAKLGCTYVVVGHSERREYHAETDEVVNRKVRATLKNGMSPILCVGEQLDVRESGGHVEHCTSQLINALKGLKAEQIRQVVVAYEPVWAIGTGKVATAADAQEVCAALRAALNEKYGKEIADEVRVLYGGSVKSSNIGELIGQTDVDGALVGGASLNGDEFTKLSAMAAGGPLP
- a CDS encoding phosphoglycerate kinase; protein product: MNNLDDLLSEGVRGRRVLVRADLNVPLDGDKITDDGRVRASLPTIEKLAGAGARVVVTAHLGRPKGEPDPQFSLAPVARRLGELLGTEVAVAGDVTGDSARSVVDGLADGSVALLENVRFDARETSKDEAERGAFARELADLVGDGAAFVSDGFGVVHRKQASVYDVAKLLPGYAGGLVLSEVDVLRTLTGDPKRPYVVVLGGSKVSDKFGVIEALLPKVDKLLIGGGMAYTFLAAQGHQVGSSLLQNDQLDATRELLANHGDKLVLPVDVVAADAFAADAQTQVVDADAIPEGWMGLDIGPRSVELFAETLRAAKTVFWNGPAGVFEFEAFAAGTRGVAQSIVDSDAFSVVGGGDSAAAVRSLGLPEDGFSHISTGGGASLEFLEGKNLPGVAVLEGND
- the gap gene encoding type I glyceraldehyde-3-phosphate dehydrogenase, translated to MTVRVGINGFGRIGRNFWRAATASDHDIEIVAANDLGDVATMAHLLKYDSVLGRLEQDVKVTGEGIEVGGKPIKILAERDPGNLPWGDLGVDVVVESTGFFTNAADARKHVDEGGAKKVVISAPAKGEDLTVVLGVNDDKYDGSQTIISNASCTTNCLAPMVKVLDDTFGIQRGLMTTVHAYTADQNLQDGPHKDLRRARGAAINVVPTSTGAAKAIGLVLPELNGKLDGYAMRVPVPTGSVTDLTATVGKETSAEEVNAAFRAAASEGKLKGVLRYSEDPIVSSDIVTDPASTVFDAPLTKVIGDQVKIVGWYDNEWGYSNRLADLSALVGSKLS
- a CDS encoding glycoside hydrolase family 16 protein, giving the protein MALPGRHTNEGARASRRRGRVAAAALAAGIGLTGLVNAPAGADVPPPDEGWTLSFGDDFTGEAGAPPGQDWKIDTGHGYPGGPDNWGTGEIQNYTADPANLGQDGNGNLVITPQKDDAGNWTSSRIETQRGDFKAEEGGVMRIEGRIQMPDVAADKALGYWPAFWALGSPYREDLWSWPGIGEYDIMENVNAENRVYGVLHCDVSPGGSCLETDGLVNSRECPDSTCQEAFHTYRFEWDRSGEVEELRWYVDGQQYHSVQETDVNPTAWTNMTSHEGYFVLLNVAIGGQFPDKNSGITTPTEATEGGHPMLVDYIAVYNK
- the whiA gene encoding DNA-binding protein WhiA, encoding MAMTAAVKDELSRLPVTKTCCRRSEVSSLLRFAGGLHIVAGRVVVEAELDSGSSARRLRKEVHELFGHHSDVHMITSGGLRKGTRYVVRVVKDGESLARQTGLLDPRGRPVRGLPAHVVSGGSCDSESAWRGAFLAHGSLTEPGRSSALEVTCPGPEAALALVGAARRLGVQAKSREVRGADRVVVRDGDAIGALLTKLGAHSSVLSWEERRMRREVRATANRLANFDDANLRRSARAAVAAAARVQRALDLLGPTAPDHLLVAGRLRLAHRQASLEELGQLADPPMTKDAVAGRIRRLLAMADKRARELNLPDTESAVTSELLEAEV
- the yvcK gene encoding uridine diphosphate-N-acetylglucosamine-binding protein YvcK, which produces MRAVALGGGHGLQATLAALTRLTSDVTAVVTVADDGGSSGRLRRELGMLPPGDLRKALAALAAPDDNGRRWAQVFQHRFGGNGALAGHAVGNLLLAGLLDVVGDPVEVLDEACRLVGARGRVLPMSTEPLDMEAEVVGLDANPDAVRTIRGQVAIASTPGRVKQVRLAATNGEPGTPRGCPQAVQAVLDADVVLLGPGSWFTSVLPHLLVPELHEALVTTTASRVVVLNLIPQPGETAGFSPEQHLDVLSQHAPRLIVDAVLADAGSVPTPDRLRAAATGLGAQTLLDTVASPASPGRHDPEALAASLTAALERRTDRWR
- the rapZ gene encoding RNase adapter RapZ, whose translation is MSEEKSGIEVAVVSGLSGAGRSTAAKCLEDLGWFVVDNLPPELIATMVELGARSSGAITRVAVVMDVRSRAFTEDLGSVIKDLDARGYKPKVLFLEATDEVLIRRFEQVRRGHPLQGEGRLADGIANERALLSRLRSEADLVVDTTGLSVHQLRTKIEDAFGTEAETRTRVTVLSFGYKYGLPMDADLVMDCRFLPNPFWIPELREFNGLDEEVCNYVLGQEGAEEFLESYQGLLRLVGAGYHREGKRYLTLALGCTGGKHRSVALVEEMARRLADDEGMMVKTVHRDLGRE
- the uvrC gene encoding excinuclease ABC subunit UvrC, with the translated sequence MADPSTYRPAPGTIPDAPGVYRFHDAEGRIIYVGKAKSLRSRLANYFADLSGLHPRTRRMVTTATGVRWTVVGTEVEALQLEYSWIKEYDPRFNVRYRDDKSYPVLAVTLHEEYPRLHVYRGPRRKGVRYFGPYAHAWAIRETLDMLLRVFPARTCSSGVFKRHGQIGRPCLLGYIGKCAAPCVGRVDADEHRAIVDDFCDFLSGRTDTLMRKLDREMKQASAELEFERAARLRDDLEALRRAMEKQAVVLGDGTDADVIAFAQDELAAAVQVFHIRGGRVRGQRGWVIDLEAETGLGELTGRFLSQFYGEQAALADQADAGGTPVPREVLVPELPEDAPALGQWLGELRGSRVDLRVPQRGDKRTLMETVERNAKEAFTQYKLRRAGDLTARSAALQELQEALALDTAPLRIECVDVSHVQGSDVVASLVVFEDGVARKSEYRRFSVREGAEGGDVGSIDEVVRRRFARYLKETGPDATESEVDAPNVAASHGTGADQAEPAAAGEPADGGTAPGIDPETGKPRKFAYPPNLLVIDGGAPQANAAADALTELGITDVAVIGLAKRLEEVWLPAEPDPVILARTSEALYLLQRVRDEAHRFAINYHRQKRSKRLSRSVLDSVPGLGEARKTALLKHFGSVRKLKQAEIEDIMAVPGFGRRTAETVCAALATEAGAGRGDTSTEGENQ